Proteins from one Vicinamibacterales bacterium genomic window:
- a CDS encoding cyanophycin synthetase: protein MTPLERLFALEQFGIKLGLDNIRAILAALDHPERAWRSIHIAGTNGKGSVAAMVERALRASGLKTGRYTSPHLDTIEERVAINGVAVDRAAFTAATETVFAVIDAATRTGALTVVPTFFEVSTAVAFEIFRREKVEVAVVEVGLGGRYDATNVLAPEVTAITSIAFDHERHLGQTLSEIAFEKAGIAKPGTPLVIGRLPAEAARRIAAVAAAVNAPLIDAHATTTDRSYPPLKLALPGRHQLENAAVAVAILETWSARVSLVPTEAIVTGLADCDWPARLEWLRLPEGGELLIDAAHNPAGAAALATYLQDTNRAPLPIVLAVMADKNLAGMVAALLPVASAFVATTVPYARARTAEGLAAALRDLAPKLPVDVEEVPEAAVNRALARANRVVAAGSIYLIGPLRARLLANGAARMGVRA from the coding sequence TTGACCCCCCTCGAACGGCTGTTCGCCCTCGAGCAGTTCGGCATCAAGCTCGGGCTCGACAACATCCGCGCCATCCTGGCCGCGCTCGACCATCCCGAACGGGCGTGGCGGTCGATTCACATTGCCGGCACCAACGGCAAGGGGTCGGTGGCCGCCATGGTGGAGCGGGCGCTGCGGGCCTCGGGACTCAAGACCGGGCGCTACACCTCGCCCCACCTGGACACGATCGAAGAGCGCGTGGCGATCAACGGCGTGGCGGTCGATCGCGCGGCGTTCACCGCCGCCACCGAAACGGTGTTCGCGGTGATTGACGCGGCCACCCGAACCGGAGCCTTGACGGTCGTGCCGACCTTCTTCGAGGTGTCCACGGCGGTGGCGTTCGAGATCTTCCGCCGCGAGAAGGTGGAGGTCGCGGTGGTTGAAGTCGGGCTGGGCGGGCGCTACGACGCCACCAACGTGCTGGCGCCGGAGGTCACGGCCATCACCTCGATTGCCTTCGACCACGAACGCCACCTGGGCCAGACGCTGTCGGAGATTGCGTTCGAGAAGGCCGGCATCGCCAAGCCCGGCACGCCCCTGGTGATCGGGCGGCTGCCCGCCGAAGCGGCGCGGCGAATCGCCGCGGTGGCCGCCGCCGTGAACGCTCCGCTCATCGACGCGCACGCCACCACCACCGATCGCAGCTACCCGCCGCTCAAGCTCGCCCTGCCGGGGCGGCACCAGCTGGAGAACGCCGCCGTGGCCGTGGCGATTCTCGAAACGTGGTCGGCGCGGGTCTCGCTTGTCCCCACCGAGGCAATTGTGACCGGCCTGGCCGACTGCGACTGGCCGGCGCGGCTCGAGTGGCTGCGGTTGCCCGAGGGAGGCGAGCTGCTGATCGACGCGGCCCACAACCCCGCCGGCGCCGCGGCGCTGGCCACCTACCTGCAGGACACCAACCGGGCGCCACTGCCCATCGTGCTGGCGGTGATGGCCGACAAGAACCTCGCCGGCATGGTGGCGGCCCTGCTGCCGGTGGCGTCGGCGTTCGTGGCGACGACCGTGCCGTATGCGCGGGCGCGAACCGCGGAGGGGCTGGCGGCGGCGCTTCGCGACCTCGCGCCCAAGCTCCCGGTCGACGTGGAAGAGGTGCCCGAGGCGGCCGTGAACCGCGCCCTGGCGCGGGCGAACCGCGTCGTCGCGGCGGGATCGATCTACCTGATCGGCCCGCTGCGCGCGCGTCTGCTGGCCAACGGGGCCGCGCGCATGGGTGTGCGCGCCTGA
- a CDS encoding putative LPS assembly protein LptD — protein MRFHFTLVLTCVVLLGAFARPAHAQIVPGWNTKQFALERIDADRVRLMREVEIEGEASGPNAGQKFFADDLEMNTKTGELTARGNVVFQTPTSRIAAESVVFNTKTKLGTFTSATGIAQLGERGLENRSMFGTMEPDVYFYGAEIEKVGPDKYRINKGGFTTCVQPTPRWEIVSGRATVNLNDYVVMRNAVVRVKDVPVFYLPIMYYPIQDDDRATGFLLPSYGASTYQGSSISNAFFWAINRSQDLTLFHDWYFSRGTGMGTEYRYLMGPRAQGNLRAYWLNEQEAVINGSTRPARKSQVITGGLSQGLPFRLSARANVDYSTDVTTRQLYSNNFLDATTSRRTVNGGVTGSWGGLSVNSVFERTEYFYNATDSQVNGRAPGFSASYSGRKLPFLPVYFSINTDAAHVLYIGKTATATVDKSLTQVDVSPSLRAPLSTLPFLSVNATLAYRTTYYSESLAADQRTQIDEAVTRSYADMRADVVGPVFSRVFMPNNAFAERMKHVIEPTFSVQRRTAIVSQSRVPQTSGRFDTIIGGSTQLSYGLANRLLVRKKAEGAAPAGAPQELLNVSIRQSYYSDERASQYDPAFGYSQGRPASPFSPISLSARALPLQPMSVDFRMEYDPRTEATFKVIGYGLNGAYRTDLLEASAGWSRQNYGAAAAGRSNNYVQQSTQLRFGGGRYGGTVSFNYDIARSTLLNHRYIAFYNAQCCGVSFEYLAYNYGSGTNLIVPQNRRFNMSFTLAGVGSFSNFFGAFGGGTY, from the coding sequence GTGCGGTTCCACTTCACCCTCGTCCTGACGTGCGTCGTCCTGCTGGGCGCTTTCGCGCGGCCGGCGCACGCGCAGATCGTGCCCGGCTGGAACACCAAGCAGTTCGCGCTCGAGCGCATCGACGCCGATCGCGTCCGGCTGATGCGCGAGGTGGAGATTGAAGGCGAAGCGAGCGGCCCCAACGCCGGCCAGAAGTTTTTCGCCGACGACCTCGAGATGAACACGAAGACGGGCGAGCTGACCGCCCGCGGCAACGTCGTGTTCCAGACGCCCACCTCCCGCATTGCCGCCGAGAGCGTTGTCTTCAACACCAAGACCAAGCTGGGGACTTTCACCAGCGCCACCGGCATCGCGCAACTCGGCGAGCGCGGCCTCGAGAACCGCAGCATGTTCGGCACGATGGAGCCGGACGTGTATTTCTACGGCGCGGAGATCGAGAAGGTCGGGCCCGACAAGTATCGAATCAACAAGGGCGGCTTCACCACGTGCGTGCAGCCGACGCCGCGGTGGGAAATCGTCAGCGGCCGCGCCACCGTCAACCTCAACGACTACGTCGTGATGCGCAACGCGGTGGTCCGCGTGAAGGACGTGCCGGTGTTCTACCTGCCGATCATGTATTACCCGATCCAGGACGATGACCGCGCCACCGGGTTCCTGCTGCCCAGCTACGGCGCCTCGACCTACCAGGGGTCGTCGATCAGCAACGCCTTCTTCTGGGCCATCAACCGCAGCCAGGACCTCACGCTGTTCCACGACTGGTACTTCTCGCGCGGCACCGGCATGGGCACCGAGTATCGCTACCTGATGGGGCCGCGGGCCCAAGGCAACCTGCGCGCCTATTGGCTCAACGAGCAGGAGGCCGTCATCAACGGCTCGACGCGGCCGGCGCGAAAGAGCCAGGTCATCACCGGCGGCCTGAGCCAGGGCCTGCCGTTCCGCCTCTCGGCGCGCGCCAACGTTGACTACTCGACCGACGTCACCACCCGGCAGCTGTACAGCAACAATTTCCTCGATGCCACGACCAGCCGGCGCACGGTGAACGGCGGGGTGACGGGCTCGTGGGGCGGCCTCAGTGTGAACTCGGTGTTCGAGCGGACCGAATACTTCTACAACGCCACCGATTCGCAGGTGAACGGCCGGGCGCCCGGGTTCTCGGCGTCGTACAGCGGCCGCAAGCTCCCCTTCCTGCCGGTGTACTTCTCCATCAACACCGACGCCGCGCACGTGCTGTACATCGGCAAGACCGCGACCGCCACGGTGGACAAGAGCCTGACCCAGGTGGACGTGTCACCGTCGTTGCGGGCGCCGCTCAGCACGCTGCCTTTCCTGTCGGTCAACGCCACGCTCGCCTACCGCACGACCTACTACAGCGAGAGCCTGGCCGCCGACCAGCGCACGCAGATCGACGAAGCCGTGACGCGCAGCTACGCCGACATGCGGGCCGACGTGGTCGGGCCGGTGTTCTCCCGCGTCTTCATGCCGAACAACGCCTTTGCCGAACGGATGAAGCACGTGATCGAGCCGACGTTCTCGGTGCAGCGGCGGACGGCCATCGTCTCACAGAGCCGCGTGCCGCAGACGTCGGGCCGCTTCGACACGATCATCGGCGGCTCCACGCAGCTGTCGTACGGCCTCGCCAACCGCTTGCTGGTGCGCAAGAAGGCCGAGGGCGCCGCGCCGGCCGGCGCGCCGCAGGAACTGCTGAACGTCTCAATCCGGCAGAGCTACTACAGCGACGAGCGGGCCAGCCAGTACGACCCGGCGTTCGGCTACAGCCAGGGCCGCCCGGCCAGCCCGTTCTCGCCGATCTCCCTGTCGGCCCGGGCCCTGCCGCTGCAGCCGATGTCGGTGGACTTCCGCATGGAGTACGATCCGCGCACCGAGGCCACCTTCAAGGTGATCGGCTACGGCCTGAACGGCGCCTATCGCACCGACCTGCTCGAGGCGTCGGCCGGATGGAGCCGGCAGAACTACGGCGCCGCGGCGGCGGGCCGCTCGAACAACTACGTGCAGCAGAGCACGCAATTGCGCTTCGGCGGCGGCCGCTACGGCGGCACCGTGTCGTTCAACTACGACATCGCCCGCTCGACGCTGCTGAACCACCGCTACATCGCGTTCTACAACGCCCAGTGCTGCGGCGTGTCGTTCGAGTACCTCGCCTACAACTACGGGTCGGGCACCAACCTGATCGTGCCCCAGAACCGCCGGTTCAACATGTCCTTCACGCTGGCCGGGGTCGGGTCCTTTTCCAATTTCTTCGGGGCATTCGGCGGCGGGACGTATTAA
- the rfbB gene encoding dTDP-glucose 4,6-dehydratase: MVKVLVTGGAGFIGSNFVRYALQTHPDWHVTNLDKLTYAGRMENLHDVIDNPRHTFVHGDILDAAVAGPLVEAADYVVHFAAETHVDRSIMAAGDFIKTDVEGSFVLLEAARRNPTLKRFVQISTDEVYGSVAEGSSVETDELRPRNPYAASKAGADRLAYSYWATHDVPVIVTRASNNYGPYQFPEKILPLFVTNLMDNVPVPLYGDGGNIRDWLHVLDHCRALDLLIHTGTNGEVYNIGGGNEVKNIDLTHAVLKLMGKGTDLIKPVADRKGHDRRYSLGTAKLQAMGWKPHVPFEQGLHNTVAWYQANEWWWRPIKERDPAYQAYIEAQYGKRG; the protein is encoded by the coding sequence ATGGTCAAAGTTCTCGTCACCGGCGGCGCCGGTTTTATCGGCAGCAACTTCGTGCGGTATGCGCTGCAGACGCACCCCGACTGGCACGTCACCAATCTCGACAAGCTGACCTACGCCGGCCGCATGGAGAACCTGCACGACGTCATCGACAACCCGCGCCATACGTTCGTGCACGGCGACATCCTCGACGCCGCGGTGGCGGGTCCGCTGGTCGAAGCCGCCGACTACGTCGTGCACTTCGCCGCCGAGACCCACGTCGATCGCTCGATCATGGCGGCCGGTGACTTCATCAAGACCGACGTCGAAGGTTCGTTCGTGCTGCTCGAAGCGGCGCGGCGCAACCCGACGCTGAAGCGCTTCGTGCAGATTTCCACCGACGAGGTCTACGGCAGCGTGGCCGAGGGCTCGAGCGTCGAGACCGACGAGTTGCGGCCGCGCAACCCGTACGCCGCGAGCAAGGCCGGCGCCGACCGCCTGGCCTACAGCTACTGGGCCACCCACGACGTGCCGGTCATCGTCACCCGCGCCTCGAACAACTACGGGCCGTACCAGTTCCCCGAGAAGATCCTGCCGCTGTTCGTCACCAACCTGATGGACAACGTCCCGGTGCCGCTCTACGGCGACGGCGGCAACATCCGCGACTGGCTGCACGTGCTCGACCACTGCCGCGCGCTCGACCTGCTGATTCACACCGGCACCAACGGCGAGGTTTACAACATCGGCGGCGGCAACGAGGTGAAGAACATCGACCTGACGCACGCCGTCCTGAAGCTGATGGGCAAGGGCACCGACCTGATCAAGCCGGTGGCCGACCGCAAGGGTCACGACCGCCGCTACAGCCTCGGCACCGCGAAGCTCCAGGCCATGGGCTGGAAGCCGCACGTCCCGTTCGAGCAGGGGCTGCACAACACCGTAGCGTGGTACCAGGCCAACGAGTGGTGGTGGCGGCCGATCAAGGAACGCGACCCGGCCTACCAGGCCTACATCGAAGCCCAGTACGGCAAGCGCGGCTGA
- a CDS encoding GDP-mannose 4,6-dehydratase: MSAPVLVTGAAGFVGSHLLELLAEDTPEIVAWQRPGTKPLVSGTGVRWVTVEMHDRNAVDAAVRDARPSAVYHLAGVPHVGDSWGHTRETFAGNVLATHHLFEGLRRAGLAPRVLMTGSATVYAPSDHALREDDIVCPNNPYGTSKLAQEMVALRAWEDDGIPGLIARAFNHVGPRQVPSFLAPSIAKQIAGIEAGRLEPVLKVGNLEPRRDIMDVRDTVRAYRAMMQSARPGVPYNVCSGRPVAVKDLLQLFIAHARVPIRVEQDPARFRPNDTPLLLGDRARLEADTGWSPQIPLDQTVEDLIGYWRSTLTGE; this comes from the coding sequence ATGTCTGCCCCCGTCCTGGTGACCGGCGCGGCGGGGTTCGTCGGCAGCCACCTGCTCGAGTTGCTGGCCGAAGACACGCCGGAGATCGTGGCGTGGCAGCGGCCCGGCACCAAACCGCTGGTCAGCGGCACCGGCGTGCGCTGGGTCACCGTGGAAATGCACGACCGCAACGCGGTGGACGCGGCCGTCAGGGACGCGCGCCCCTCGGCGGTCTACCACCTGGCCGGCGTGCCTCACGTCGGCGATTCCTGGGGCCACACCCGCGAGACCTTCGCCGGCAACGTGCTCGCCACCCACCACCTGTTTGAAGGGCTGCGTCGCGCCGGCTTGGCGCCGCGGGTGCTCATGACCGGCTCCGCCACCGTCTACGCGCCGTCCGATCATGCATTGCGCGAAGACGACATCGTCTGTCCGAACAATCCCTATGGCACCAGCAAGCTGGCGCAGGAGATGGTCGCCCTGCGCGCGTGGGAAGACGATGGGATACCGGGATTGATTGCGCGGGCATTCAACCACGTCGGCCCGCGGCAGGTGCCGTCGTTCCTGGCGCCGAGCATCGCGAAGCAGATCGCCGGGATCGAAGCGGGACGCCTCGAACCGGTCCTGAAGGTCGGGAACCTCGAGCCGCGGCGCGACATCATGGACGTGCGCGACACCGTGCGCGCCTACCGCGCGATGATGCAGTCGGCAAGGCCCGGAGTGCCCTACAACGTCTGTTCGGGCCGTCCGGTCGCGGTGAAGGACTTGCTACAGCTCTTCATCGCGCACGCGCGCGTGCCGATTCGCGTGGAGCAGGACCCGGCGCGCTTCCGGCCGAATGACACCCCACTCCTGCTGGGCGACCGCGCCCGCCTCGAAGCGGACACCGGTTGGTCGCCGCAAATCCCGCTCGACCAGACGGTCGAGGACCTGATCGGGTATTGGCGATCGACGTTGACTGGCGAATAA